The nucleotide sequence CATGAGAAGTGAAGGAACACCAACGATTAAAATTTACATTAGCAGCATTTCCATCACGAGGGCTCAGGATGCTGCTTTGATCCCCCGCACAGAAAATTTATTTGGCTTCCACGATCTCATGGCCTGGCGCCACGGTGCCCTTGCCCTTCCCATGAGTACCACACGCTCTTGCGGTACTGCTATCACAAGGGTTCATGATATTGTTATGATCCCCCAGATGGAAGACTGGTTTACCTAGGCGCGCTATCATACACAAGAGTGGTAATACGACTCCAAATCTGCTGGTGGGGAACCCATACACACGCAAAAGCTAAGCTAGAAGCAAGCTCACAACTGAATCTATCTAAGATTATAACATAAGAACTAGCAAACCCAATAGAGAGACTTCATCTTGACACCAAGGCTTAATTTATAGATGCCTCAAGTAGTCAAGTTCCTCGGTCCTCGATCACTACCACCAGTCATCACCTCCATCCCCAGCATCACCTGGATCGTAGCCATCGTCAAAACCCCCGGCAATGTCGTCGCGGTAGTAGTCATCACCGTCGAAGAGGTCATCACCACTCCCAGCCCCGGCATTGTCGTTATCACCACGCCCGCCACTGACGTCATCACCCTCTCCGTCTGCATCAGACACAAGCTCAGCATCCTGCACGCCCTCTTCCTCGTTGTCCATGGACAAACcgaggttctcctcctcgtcgtagTACTCATTCATGGTCTTCACGGCCTAGACGAACACATAATGTATGGTGTTAAGCCGCGACATTGCTTTAGAGAATAATGCATAATGGTGTGGTGGTCGTTGAGTTTGCCAGCTAATTAATCGATCTTACCGTCGCAAAGGTGCTATGGTCTGCTGGAGCGAATGGGGACGAACAGTCGTTCTCCTCCTCATCATAGTACTCATTCGTGGATTGAACAGCCTAGGAGTAGACGATTGCACATACGGTGGCGTTAAGCCGGGACACTAAATACCCAGAGAATGCATAATGGTGGTGGTTACCGTCTGGAATGTGCTATGGCCGGCGGGAGTGAATGGTGGGCAGTCTTCCTCAGACGAACAGTCGTTCTCCTCCTGGTCGTAGTACTCATTGTCATTGGTGGCAGCCACTGCCTGCAGGCGAATAAGCACATAAGTTGTAACACTACTCAGAGTCTCAGACAAGATGCATAATGGTGCCATGGTGGTCGTGAAGTTGGCCGGCCGGCTTACCGTCTGGAAGGTGCTATGGCCGGTGGGAAAGAATGCCGCCGCACCACCTGCTCCCTTGGCGCCTTCTGTCGGGCCGGCACCGCCCGCGCCCGCTCTCGCCGTGCTTCCTCCCGAGTGCTTACCGTTCCCGCCGCGGGCGGCCTTGCCcttcccgccgccggcgccggcggcggccgcctTGTTCACGCCCAGCTTCTTGTGGTAGGCCTTCCCCATGAGCGGACGGAGCGCCGATCTGCTTCCTTGGGAGTCTGCTCCGATCGTTTGGCTTTCTTGTTCTCGGTGCTATAACTGTGCGGTGCGAGATTCGCGGGAAGGTGGAGATATATTTGCGTACCACGATCTACATTTCCACGCTGAGGATATTTTCGTGCatccgtgcgtgcgtgcgtgctctGATGCAGGGACACGCCTGACACGTACGTGTCCCGGGCCCGGCTGCAGTTAACAATGGTTCTTCGCTTTGGGCAGAGGCAGAGGCAGAGAAGTCAGTGCAGATGTGATATGACCTGGGACTGACCACTGACCAGAGCGTGTCGTAGCACCGGCCATGCAGGTCTATGCAAGACGCGTGCCACATAGGACTGGCCAGGTGTATGCAAGACGGGACGTTTAACGGAGGCGTCGGATAAGACTAGCGAGCTAAGTGGTGGTGCCTGTTCCGCTACATCGTCTCTTTTGCCATTTATCGAGCCGGGTCATCCTTATCTAAATAGTTAGTTAGAGCGACTCCAACACGCAGAATCGAGTGCACGCACGTCTTGTCCGTTGTTTTTCGTCTGTTTGGATTGGTCAGACCGATGCGTTCATTTTTTATTTAGGTCGACAGGTGCACCTCACACGAAGCGTACCCATTTTTGCCGACGTGGACGAAACAAACTTAATCAATCATAATTATACATAAATAGCCGGTCAAACGCAggccaaagtccacttaaacatAACTAACATTAAAAGAACTCTAATAAACGCCTGCACGCTGTCCTAATAGACCGCCTTGCCCTTACCTTTGTCGTCGTCATCGCCGTTGgtgaggttgatgaagacgggagGCGGCCCAACCCAGCCGAACGCGGCTTCATAGGCCGCCAGGCAGGGCAGCCTCCCTCCGGCGTCTGCTGGGGCCGCGGCATAGAGGCGAGGTGGGtacgctcctcctcttcctcctcaagcCGCA is from Triticum aestivum cultivar Chinese Spring chromosome 1B, IWGSC CS RefSeq v2.1, whole genome shotgun sequence and encodes:
- the LOC123145664 gene encoding U3 small nucleolar RNA-associated protein 25; the protein is MGKAYHKKLGVNKAAAAGAGGGKGKAARGGNGKHSGGSTARAGAGGAGPTEGAKGAGGAAAFFPTGHSTFQTAVAATNDNEYYDQEENDCSSEEDCPPFTPAGHSTFQTAVQSTNEYYDEEENDCSSPFAPADHSTFATAVKTMNEYYDEEENLGLSMDNEEEGVQDAELVSDADGEGDDVSGGRGDNDNAGAGSGDDLFDGDDYYRDDIAGGFDDGYDPGDAGDGGDDWW